Proteins encoded together in one Amphiprion ocellaris isolate individual 3 ecotype Okinawa chromosome 14, ASM2253959v1, whole genome shotgun sequence window:
- the LOC111586256 gene encoding neutrophil cytosolic factor 1: protein MEIYVRHVEMLGFEKRFFPSQHYVYMLMVKWSDLAEKLIYRTYPEIHTFHKSLKEMFPIEAGQIERKDRIIPSLPAPKWVDSQKSRETRKTTLAEYCHSLVNLPPHISRCKLLCNFFKVRPEDENPPAPNTLKRNETFVVSRELNRGVASEISGPIILDTYRVVADFEKTSKHEINLHTGDLVEIVEKNQNGWWFCQLESKRGWIPASYLEPLDGPEEAEEAEPNYEGELHVTVQAYQAEQEDEISLELGETVEVIHKLLDGWWVVRKGEETGHFPSMFLQKGGKREKYDTERMNLRGQKPPPRRSTIRNAKSIHSKARQRLSQDAYRRNSRRYLQHKAGRLAEPLRNSKNSGKSPLRERKNQDNIPEQSGSSSEGELKKEAPVVPPRPSPELILERCTDKTRKKVSIHKSSSNSISSTS from the exons ATGGAGATCTACGTCAGGCATGTGGAGATGCTGGGCTTCGAGAAACGCTTCTTCCCGAGTCAGCACTAC GTGTACATGCTGATGGTGAAATGGAGCGACCTCGCAGAGAAACTCATCTACAGGACGTATCCTGAGATTCACACTTTCCAC AAATCGCTGAAGGAGATGTTTCCCATCGAGGCCGGTCAAATAGAAAGGAAGGACAGAATCATCCCTTCATTACCAG ctcCAAAGTGGGTGGACAGCCAGAAGTCGAGAGAAACCAGGAAGACCACGCTGGCTGAGTACTGCCACTCATTGGTCAACCTGCCGCCTCACATCTCCCGCTGCAAACTCCTCTGCAACTTCTTCAAGGTCCGACCGGAGGACGAGAACCCGCCGGCACCGAACAC GCTAAAAAGAAATGAGACGTTTGTGGTGTCCAGGGAGCTGAACAGAGGCGTCGCATCGG AGATATCCGGCCCCATCATCCTGGACACCTACAGAGTGGTCGCAGACTTTGAAAAGACATCCAAACACGAGATCAACCTGCACACTGGCGACCTGGTGGAGATTGTGGAGAAAAATCAGAACG GCTGGTGGTTCTGCCAGCTCGAGTCCAAACGAGGCTGGATTCCTGCGTCCTACCTGGAGCCTCTGGACGGACCGGAGGAGGCCGAGGAGGCCGAGCCCAACTACGAAG GTGAGCTGCACGTCACCGTCCAAGCCTACCAGGCTGAGCAGGAGGATGAGATTTCTCTGGAGCTCGGTGAAACTGTGGAGGTCATTCACAAGCTGCTGGACggctggtgggttgtcag GAAAGGGGAGGAGACGGGTCATTTCCCCTCCATGTTCCTGCAGAAGGGGGGCAAAAGAGAGAAATATGACACCGAGAGGATGAACCTGAGGGGACAGAAGCCACCACCTCGCAG GTCCACCATCAGAAACGCCAAGAGCATCCACAGCAAGGCTCGCCAGCGTCTCAGCCAGGACGCCTACCGACGGAACAGCCGCCGATACCTGCAGCACAAAGCCGGACGCCTCGCCGAGCCACTCAGGAACTCCAAGAACTCTGGGAAGTCGCCGCTGAGGGAGAGGAAGAACCAAG ATAACATCCCCGAGCAGTCCGGCTCCAGCTCTGAGGGCGAGCTGAAGAAGGAGGCTCCGGTCGTCCCTCCACGGCCGAGTCCGGAGCTCATCCTGGAGCGCTGCACCGACAAAACCCGCAAGAAAGTCAGCATCCACAAGTCAAGCTCCAACTCCATCAGCTCCACCAGCTAG